A stretch of the Sorangium aterium genome encodes the following:
- a CDS encoding class I SAM-dependent methyltransferase, protein MPTVAAHYDTLLAEHYSRMFGDYDAKVAEQRALFERLGLRSEGPSGGSPEAIDLGCGSGFQSIALAQLGFRVTAVDTSDRLLAELDARRGPLAVEIVRGDLLDALERSGPPCALAVCMGDTLPHLGSKSDVERMFAGCARRLAPGGHLVLTFRDLTRELEGVDRFIPVHDSADVIMTCFLEYEPETVKVHDLVHTRSRDDGRWTLSASFYRKLRLSPDWVCDRLDAAGLRVIHREITRGLVTLAARS, encoded by the coding sequence ATGCCCACGGTCGCCGCTCACTACGACACGCTCCTCGCCGAGCACTATTCGAGGATGTTCGGAGATTACGACGCCAAGGTCGCCGAGCAGCGGGCGCTGTTCGAGCGGCTCGGCCTGCGCTCCGAAGGCCCGTCCGGGGGCTCACCCGAGGCCATCGACCTCGGGTGCGGCTCCGGCTTTCAGTCCATCGCGCTGGCGCAGCTCGGGTTCAGGGTGACGGCCGTGGACACCTCGGACAGGCTCCTCGCCGAGCTCGACGCGCGCCGCGGGCCGCTCGCCGTCGAGATCGTGAGAGGGGATCTCCTGGACGCGCTGGAGCGCTCGGGGCCCCCCTGCGCGCTCGCCGTGTGCATGGGCGACACGCTCCCCCACCTCGGCAGCAAGTCGGACGTGGAGCGGATGTTCGCCGGCTGCGCCCGGCGACTCGCGCCCGGCGGCCATCTCGTGCTCACGTTCCGCGACCTCACCCGCGAGCTCGAAGGGGTCGACCGGTTCATCCCAGTACACGACTCGGCAGATGTGATCATGACATGTTTCCTCGAGTACGAACCCGAGACCGTCAAGGTGCACGATCTCGTTCACACCCGCAGCCGAGACGACGGCCGGTGGACGCTGTCAGCGAGCTTTTATCGCAAGCTGCGCCTCTCCCCCGATTGGGTCTGCGACAGGCTCGACGCGGCAGGACTCCGCGTCATCCATCGCGAGATCACGCGCGGCCTCGTCACCCTCGCCGCGCGCTCCTGA
- the ilvD gene encoding dihydroxy-acid dehydratase, whose amino-acid sequence MAGYRSRTSTQGRNMAGARALWRATGMKDADFEKPIVAIANSFTQFVPGHVHLHDVGQRAKKVIDAAGGWGVEFNTIAIDDGIAMGHAGMLYSLPSRELIADSVEYMVNAHCADALLCISNCDKITPGMLLAAMRLNIPTVFVSGGPMEAGKLVGTHDRDGKPLIRKLDLIDPMIAASDDKVTDADLAAMERSACPTCGSCSGMFTANSMNCLNEALGLALPGNGTLLATHAARWELFEAAAKRVVALAQRHYVDGDASVLPRSIATFEAFENAMALDIAMGGSTNTVLHILAVAREAQVDFKMADIDRMSRKVPNICKVAPSSHHHVEDVHRAGGVLTILGELDRAGLIHRQVGTVHTGTLGEAIDENDIRRPTATAAAKKRSLAAPGGVPTTVAFSQDKYFADTDDDAQKGCIRDVDHAYSREGGLAVLYGNIAVDGCIVKTAGVDPEIWKFEGPARVFHSQEAACDAIWDNQIRSGDVVVIVYEGPKGGPGMQEMLYPTSFLKGKGLGKACALITDGRFSGGTSGLSIGHVSPEAAEGGTIGLIEEGDRIRIDIPARTIDVLVSEAELDRRRGAAEARGADAFRPNRDRKVSPALRAYALMATSAANGAVRDVGQIEPGRRAGDGAAASGSGQRK is encoded by the coding sequence ATGGCCGGATACCGCAGTCGTACATCCACCCAGGGGCGCAACATGGCAGGGGCGCGCGCGTTGTGGCGCGCCACCGGCATGAAGGACGCGGACTTCGAGAAGCCGATCGTCGCCATCGCCAACAGCTTCACGCAGTTCGTTCCGGGGCACGTCCACCTCCACGACGTCGGGCAGCGGGCGAAGAAGGTCATCGACGCCGCGGGCGGGTGGGGCGTCGAGTTCAACACCATCGCCATCGACGACGGCATCGCGATGGGCCACGCCGGCATGCTGTACTCGCTGCCGAGCCGGGAGCTCATCGCCGACAGCGTCGAGTACATGGTGAACGCGCACTGCGCCGACGCGCTGCTGTGCATCTCGAACTGCGACAAGATCACGCCCGGCATGCTCCTCGCCGCCATGCGGCTCAACATCCCGACCGTCTTCGTGTCGGGCGGCCCCATGGAGGCGGGCAAGCTCGTCGGGACGCACGACCGCGACGGCAAGCCCCTCATCCGGAAGCTCGACCTCATCGATCCGATGATCGCCGCGAGCGACGACAAGGTGACCGACGCGGATCTCGCCGCGATGGAGCGGTCCGCGTGCCCGACCTGCGGCTCGTGCTCCGGCATGTTCACGGCCAACAGCATGAACTGCCTCAACGAGGCGCTCGGCCTCGCGCTGCCCGGCAACGGCACGCTGCTCGCGACGCACGCGGCGCGCTGGGAGCTCTTCGAGGCGGCGGCGAAGCGCGTCGTCGCGCTCGCGCAGCGGCACTACGTCGACGGCGACGCCTCGGTGCTGCCGCGGAGCATCGCGACGTTCGAGGCGTTCGAGAACGCGATGGCGCTCGACATCGCGATGGGCGGCTCGACGAACACGGTGCTCCACATCCTGGCGGTCGCCCGCGAGGCGCAGGTGGACTTCAAGATGGCGGACATCGACCGGATGTCGCGCAAGGTGCCCAACATCTGCAAGGTCGCGCCGTCGTCGCATCACCACGTCGAGGACGTGCACCGCGCGGGCGGCGTGCTGACGATCCTCGGCGAGCTCGATCGCGCTGGGCTCATCCACCGGCAGGTGGGCACGGTCCACACGGGCACGCTGGGCGAGGCCATCGACGAGAACGACATCCGCCGCCCCACGGCGACGGCCGCCGCGAAGAAGCGCTCGCTCGCCGCGCCGGGCGGCGTGCCGACCACGGTCGCGTTCTCGCAAGACAAGTACTTCGCCGACACCGACGATGACGCCCAGAAGGGCTGCATCCGCGACGTCGATCACGCGTACAGCCGCGAGGGCGGGCTCGCCGTGCTCTACGGCAACATCGCGGTGGACGGCTGCATCGTGAAGACCGCCGGCGTCGATCCCGAGATCTGGAAGTTCGAGGGGCCCGCGCGGGTGTTCCACTCGCAGGAGGCGGCGTGCGACGCGATCTGGGACAACCAGATCCGCTCGGGCGACGTGGTCGTGATCGTCTACGAGGGGCCGAAGGGCGGCCCCGGCATGCAGGAGATGCTCTATCCGACGTCGTTCCTGAAGGGGAAGGGGCTCGGGAAGGCGTGCGCCCTCATCACCGACGGCCGGTTCAGCGGCGGGACGTCGGGCCTGAGCATCGGGCACGTCTCGCCGGAAGCGGCCGAGGGCGGGACCATCGGGCTCATCGAGGAGGGCGACCGCATCCGGATCGACATCCCCGCCCGGACGATCGATGTCCTCGTCAGCGAGGCGGAGCTCGATCGCCGCCGCGGCGCCGCCGAGGCGCGCGGCGCCGATGCGTTCAGGCCGAACCGCGATCGGAAGGTCTCCCCTGCCCTGCGGGCTTACGCGCTGATGGCCACGAGCGCCGCCAACGGCGCTGTCCGCGACGTCGGCCAGATCGAGCCGGGCCGGCGCGCCGGGGACGGCGCGGCCGCGAGCGGCTCCGGGCAGCGCAAGTAA